A region of the Bacteroidales bacterium genome:
AAGAAAGAGACAATGAGTAAACAATAAAAGCACTTTGAAAGATTACTATTCACTGTATCAAGCAAATAAAAATTATTAATATATGAGAACAATTCTTTTTATTATTTCAATTATCGTTACAGCACTTCTTACAGCATGCGGTGGTGGTAGCGATAAAAAAGTTGATGCTACTATGGTGCAAAACCCTATATCTGCAGATGGAGTAGATAATAGTGTTAAAATGCCAGCAATTGAAGTAATATCGAAAGGTGGCACTACTTTTGATTTTGGTGTTATAATTCAAGGAGAAAACGTGATTCATGAATTTGAACTAAAAAACACAGGAAATGCTGATTTAGTAATAGGGGCGGCAAACGCAGCGTGTGGATGTACTGTTCCAAAGTTTTCTAAAGAGC
Encoded here:
- a CDS encoding DUF1573 domain-containing protein, which encodes MRTILFIISIIVTALLTACGGGSDKKVDATMVQNPISADGVDNSVKMPAIEVISKGGTTFDFGVIIQGENVIHEFELKNTGNADLVIGAANAACGCTVPKFSKEPIAPGKTGKVEVAFASSGREGKQMKTVTLLTNAQPGSLTLTVIANIIVPN